The segment tttgttttaattttttaatttcaatCTGTCAATAGAATTGCTGCAGTATTCCACATTCTCAGATCTGTCTCCCTGCCTCTCGTCTGAGGGGCTACTGTATTGGGAGGGGGAGCTGTGCACTATACTGTATTTGAacagaatgaaaataataatgatttttctGTTTGGCTTGTGCTTTGATTTCTTTTTCGGGAGTACGCAGCCCATTTCTCACTGCTTCCTCCAGTTGTCTCTCTGTCGATTTGCCTGCTTGATGTTACCGTGGAGTTTGGGGAGGGCTTTGATTCCTGAGACCAAGCTTCCAGATGTCTTCTTGTGCTGTATGACCTGCTGTTGTGCAAAGCGCTGCATGCCTGTGTGACTCGCAGAGCAAAGCCAGTGCAAGCAGGCTTCAAGGGCAATGTGAACTAACTGTGCTGCCACTCtactgcactggggtttgagatcagaGCTCTACATCAGTGCGATTTTAAAAACGACAGGTACgttttttaaacagctgcagcAGCATGTTTTTCCCAGAACCCCGCTCTGAACTCCTTAATGTTAAAATACTCgaattgctgtttttgtatattttgatgGTGCTTTGTAAAGTCGGTTTACTGACATGCAAAGACCTGCATGCAGTGGGTTAGCCTTGCAAggagacaaaaaataaaacaaacgaatgaaaaaataaacagcctTATTATTGTGAATATGGGTTCATGAATGAGAGAGTAATGCAGCCCAAACTTAAGCAGAGGTGTGAAAAGAATGGGTAATACTGCTAACTGTGGGGCCAGTTCAACAGAAACATTTCCATTGCGTTGTCATCGTCTGTACAGTAACAATACCTTCCCATCGTAATCCAGTGGGCTTTGCttttaagaacatgagaaagtttgcaaacgagaggaggccccattcagcccatcttgctcatttggttgttagtagcttattgatcccagaatctcatcaagcagcttcttgaaggatcccagggtgtcagcttcaacaacattactggggagttggttccagaccctcacaattctctgtgtaaaaaagtgcctcctattttctgttctgaatgcccctttatctaatctccacttgtgacccctggtccttgtttcttttttcaggtcaaagaagtcccctgggtcgacactgtcaataccttttaggattttgaatgtttgaatcagatcgccgcgtagtcttctttgttcaagactgaatagattcaattcttttagcctgtctgcatacgacatgccttttaaacccgggataattctggttgctcttctttgcactctttcaagagcagcaatatcttttttgtaatgaggtgaccagaactgaacacaatattctaggtgaggtcttactaatgcattgtagagttttaacattacttcccttgatttaaattcaacacttctcacaatatatccaagcatcttgttggccttttttattgcttccccacattgtctagatgaagacatttctgagtcaacataaactcctaggccttcatatgatatttataatgcacatttttattgcctgcgtgcaatactttacacttttgtaTAAATTGACAGAACAAGCCTGAATCTGAAAGACAAGCAATGAGAAGAGGTATTTGTATGTGCACATGTCCACAATAATCAGGTAAACACAAACCGTGGAACAGAAACGCgtgctgtttttttgtaatgaataaaaTGCATCTGTTGGGTGGCAATAAAGCTGATGTGAAGGTGACAcgggagtcctgtcttgtttctgatgtgaaggtgggagtcctgtcttgtttctgatgtgaaggtgggagtcctgtcttgtgtctgatgtgaaggtgacacaggagtcctgtcttgtttctgatgtgaaggtgggagtcctgtcttgtttctgatgtgaaggtgggagtcctgtcttgtttctgatgtgaaggtgacacgggagtcctgtcttgtttctgatgtgaaggtgggagtcctgtcttgtttctgatgtgaaggtgacacgggagtcctgtcttgtttctgatgtgaagaTGACACGGGAGTCCTGTCTTGCTTTCTGTGGCCAAGTCCCGAGTGTTTGGAAGCTACAGGGGAGTGGAACCGCGGCCAGTAGAGCTGCACCTGTTCACCTGCAAAACCAATTGAAACAACAGACAGACCCTGTGTTGGGTCAGCTGCTCCCCCCGTATTACAATCCCTCTGCAATCTACAGACTGATCCCCCCCCTTACTACAACCCTCTGCAATCTACAGACTGATCCCCCCCTTACTACAACCCTCTGCAATCTACAGACTGATCCCCCCCCCTTACTACAACCCTCTGCAATCTACAGACTGACCCCCCCCCCTTACTACAACCCCTCTGCAATCGACTGATCCCCCCCCCTTACTACAACCCCTCTGCAATCTACAGACTGATCCCCCCCCCTTACTACAACCCTCTGCAATCTACAGACTGATCCCCCCCCCTTACTACAACCCTCTGCAATCTACAGACTGATCCCCCCCCCTTACTACAACCCTCTGCAATCTACAGACTGATCCCCCCCCTTACTACAACCCTCTGCAATCTACAGACTGACCCCCCCCTTACTACAACCCTCTGCAATCTACAGACTTATCCCCCCCCCTTACTACAACCCTCTGCAATCTACAGACTGATCCCCCCCTTACTACAACCCCTCTGCAATCTACAGACTGACCCCCCCCTTACTGCAACCCTCTGCAATCTACAGACTGACCCCCCTCACTACAACCCTCTGCAATCTACAGACTGATCCCCCCCCCTTACTACAACCCTCTGCAATCTACAGACTGATCCCCCCCTTACTACAACCCTCTGCAATCTACAGACTGACCCCCCCCTCACTACAACCCCTCTGCAATCTACAGACTGATCCCCCCCTTACTACAACCCTCTGCAATCTACAGACTGATCCCCCCCCTTACTACAACCCTCTGCAATCTACAGACTGATCCCCCCTTACTACAACCCTCTGCAATCTACAGACTGACCCCCCCTTACTACAACCCCTCTGCAATCTACAGACTGATCCCCCCCTTACTACAACCCCTCTGCAATCTACAGACTGATCCCCTCTTACTACAACCCTCTGCAATCTACAGACTGATCCCCTCTTACTACAACAGGTAAGCTGTCGAGTTGCACAACCCCACAGCAGCATCCAGTGGAAGAATGTGAGGGATCGCAGTGTGCCGTGGGAGCTGTGGGGACAGACCTGGGGGGCGTCGTGATGGGAGAGGAGATGTTTGGTGGAATAAAGGTGGCCCTGGTATCACCCTGTGCCACCCTCCAATGACCagcgtttccactggaagtcgtTCTCGATGTTTATTGAAAGGTGTGGAAGGTGGTCATGGAGTTCTAACTGGGGAACGGCCACATGTATGCAAAGGGAGCTGAATGGTTTGCTTGAAGGAGGAGGGcttcagtgaaggcgaatgcctgTCCTGAACAGCAGCCTGGATCACCCCAAGCCTCGGTGTGAAAGCATGGGAGGCTTCGTCTTTtgctttggcccttgtgccttgtttctttgtttcttctaTGTCTGTGAGTAAGATGTGCGCAGCAGCGCTTGCCTGACGCTATCCTGCTGCATCATTGAGGATCTCTAGCTGTGGAACTCCATGCATTGTAATTAGGATTGCTGGTGTGGTCTGCAGGAAAgaacatgctgttttaaaaatcGACAGAAGAAAGAAGAGATGTGCAGTTTTACCCAAAGGAGACTCGCAAACAAGGCACTCAAAAAAACACCAGGAACAGCAACTCGATTGAACtggacttttattttattattatttcaaaagaaaatttACAAAATTTGGGGTTTGACAGTGACAGTGTAAGGAATTCTTTACAAAATTAGCCTGTTGCAATTTCACACGAGAGACAGTGGGAGAAGCCGGTCCAGGGAATGGAgtcgttttatttgtttcttactTGGGTTAGCTTCAGATATGTAAGACATTCAagacttgaaaataaaaacaaattgcagGAAGtgtattttaacaataaaaaatatatatatatggaatagaagggtgtgtgtgtgtgtgtgtgtgtgatgaatagaggggtgtgtgtgtgtgtgtgtgtgttatgaatAGAGGGGTGTGTGTTATgaatagaggtgtgtgtgtgtgtgtgtgatgaatagaggggtgtgtgtgtgtgtgtgtgtgtgtgatgaatagaggggtgtgtgtgtgagtgtgtgtgtgatgaatagaggggtgtgtgtgtgtgtgtgttatgaagaggggggtgtgtgtgtgtgtgtgttatgaagaggggcgtgtgtgtgtgtgttatgaatagaggggtgtgtgtgtgtgtgtgtgatgaatagaggggtgtgtgagtgtgtgtgttatgaatagaggtgtgtgtgtgtgtgtgtgatgaatagaggggtgtgtgtgtgtgtttgtgtgtgtgtgtgtgtgtgtgtgtgtgatgaatagaggggtgtgtgtgtgtgtgtgtgatgaatagaggggtgtgtgtgtgtgtttgtgtgtgtgtgtgtgtgtgtgtgtgtgtgatgaatagaggggtgtgtgtgtgtgtgtgtgtgatgaatagaggggtgtgtgtgttacagagtgGAATGAGATCTCTTTATCCCCTCGGGTTTGTTTGATTTTGGTCATGCTGTTGTCTTCATTTTTTGGTCAGGTTTTTGGTTCAAGAGATCCCGTCTTGGACCTTTTAAGACTTTGCTGTGCAGGAGGATTCCCAGCTGGATAGTGCGTACAGGGATAGGCTGTGCCATGGTCAGGGTGGCTCCTGATTGGTGGTTGTAAGGGGTGGGAGGTCCCAGAGTGTCTTTGGATTGGCTGGGGGTGTTGGTGTGTCTCCTGGTTGGTTGCTCGCCCCCCTCAGTTCAGCTCAGTTGTTGATGATCTGCCTGGGTCGCCCGTACCCAGTGCCCCCTGCCTGTGAAGCCCCCTTGTTGGAGCCCATCTGCAGCCCGATCACGTTCTTCCCCTCCCTCAACTTCTCATCGCTGAAATCACGTGGGTTCTCATGAGATTTCCTGCAGAGAGAGACGGGAGAGGTGATGAACACACGGACCGCCACATCAGTAATACTGCACTGTTTCAAACAACTTGAAAACATACCCTAATTTACACCATCCTTGCTTCTAAACCACCAGGAATCCACGTATGTTTGTATCCCTGCCCTGCCCTTCCCTGCCCCGCCCATCCCCTCCCCACCCTGGAGAAAGGAGGCACTGACCTGTGGAACCAGCTGGGGTCTCCCTTGTAAAACCCATCGTGCTTCGTGACGGCAATGCTGCCCAGGGCCATGATCGTCCGCTGAACCGCTGCCAAGTCCTTTCCTGCGGAGGGAAAGAGAGGAGGAGTATGAGAGAGGGATGCTGTGAGCGAAGGACaggtattgagagagagagagagagagagatcgctGCTGTACCGTCCCACAGATCGACGGTCTGGAAGATGTCAGTCTTCACCACCCCATAGTTCTCCGCCGCCTTCAGGAACTGGGCCACCTGCTCCATCTGCTTGAAGGCCATGTTGGAGGCCTGGATCTTCATGATGGGCTTCTCTGAGGGAGGGTACAGGCTGTTTATCAGCTTACTGAGGACCTAGAACCAGGAGAAAAGAACTGTCAGCGAAACACTGGGAATACCCAATACctacaccccccctccccctccccctccactcACAATGCCATCCTTCAGCCATGTTTGGAAGCCCAGCTTGCCAGCCTCTGGCTTCTCCACGCCGCACTGCACCATGATCCACTCCGTGATTCTGTCCTCCAGCTGTGCGTCGTACTTCTTCTCGATCTTGCTCGCCACTTCGCGGCTCAGTCCGTACGAGGGTCCCTTGTTTGCCATGTTCTCTTTTGTCTGGGGAGGGCGGAGGAGAGGGGGGAGTTAGAGACTCGGCAGAGACGCACTCAATCCAAAGCCGACACCAGCAGCTGCAGCTCCTGCCTCTGGGAAGGTAAAGCAGCCCGGGCTTCCTTTCTGTTACTCTCTCTCGCTGTATTCATTCATTTACCAAACCATGTAAAACACAGCCCTCAAACTGGACAGCCTGGCCCGCCAACTGCGCCATCTGTTTGGACCTCGGTCTCAGTCAGACCTAGCGGGTGTGGTGTCCAGCTGGTTGATGTAGGACCCCACTCTGTCCTGCAGCATCATTTCTTGCTGGGAGATCACAGTGTCCCTGATGTTATTAACTCAGAGAGCGAATGCTTTTTACTTGCTGTGAAAATgcatagctttgaaacagagaaTCACAGAGTAACGGCTGCTTGGCTGCACAGTACTGGCAGTTTAAGAGAATTCTGCTCTCATTGTAAGATTCACACTGGAGCTGCAGTTTGAGGTCACTGTGTATTTGCATCACAGCATTAACTGTAGGTGTAGAATCTTAACTGCTACTCGCACAGCTGAGCGTCTCATTTCAGTGCTGCCTTTCACTGCAGTTAAAAAGCCTTGGGTAAAAGCAAGCTAACAAGcgtggtcacacacacacaaacacgcggTGAAGTGTGGAAAGACATGCGGACTGCACACGCTAGTGACCCTTCCCATGTCCTCGAATGTTCACCTGTGACGCCATCTCGAAGAGTGTCTGTCAATCGCTGAGAAAGCAGCTTCCGTTCCTGAGGGGTTAAAGGTCAGAACTGTTACAGAGGAGAACCCACACATGCTCAATTCCGTGAGGAAACCACCGGAGACCGGTTCCATTCACACAGCCCTTAGTTCTGCTGGAGAAGTGGTTTCCCCCTGGCAGTACCCCCTCACAGAGATCAGAGTCTCTTCAGAATGGATTTGTGAACCCTTACTTACACAGCGGCTCAGGGAGGCACAGGTGACTTACACACATGTGTACAGACCTCTGAAACAAGTTGCTATAAATAAACGGGAGATCAGAGGATTGAATCCCTCAGTGCAAGCCCAATGTCATGTCCAGAATTTGCTCGTTCCTGTTCGTTGGCACACAGCATCTCAAGAACCTTTCTGTTAGTGGAAACGTGGCTGAACGAAAGGCCACGAAAACCAAGGATTTGTGTCCAGTCAATTAGTGCTTACAGTGCTACAGATTAACGGACTGAAGCAATGGACAGTGACCCAGACAAGCTGCGGCTGGCACTGTCCAGGGAGCAGTGTTGTGTCGGAGCAGCACTGGACAGATCCCTCCCAGACCGGCCCAGCTCTGCTCAGCACTGGGGTTCTGCTGATTTCCAGTCTGTTACTGTGGTTCAAGGGATAAACGGCAGGTTTGAAACTCAGTGTGTCAATCCGTTTTTAACAGATGCATCTCATTGCTGGAAGCTCTGCTCTGTATATTATAGAGCAGTTGAGTTCGTCAACCAACAAAGAAACCAGAAGCTGTATGTTTGAACTCCACTTCCCAATTCGTTTGGTTACCCCAAGCTCACCCTCAGCTGCCagcaatgcttttaaaaagacgaCAGCATTGCTGAGGGATTGGTTGCTGAAGTGTGCTTGCTGTGCGGAAatcaatcaaaaataataaacagccctTTGGAGTCGCCAGGGTTTACTGCTGACATGGATATTTCCAGCTTGCCCTTTTCCCAGCTACAGCATTACATTGAATTGAAATGAAATCCAATTGAGCACGGCTGCGGTCATCCCATGCCAGCTCCTGAATGTTTAAAGATGTGCTGCTGTGCTTGGGAGCTGCAGGAATGCATCAGAAATGCAGTGTGACGCCACAGACCCAGAGAGCAACGCTGCACAAAGAGAAACCGGCTgtgagagcgagggagagagagagactgtgtgtgtgtgagagagggagagagactgtgtgtgtgtgtgagagagagagagagactgtgtgtgtgtgagagagagagagggagagactgtgtgtgtgtgtgagagagagactgtgtgagagggagagactgtgtgtgagagggagagactgtgtgtgagagggagagagagactgtgtgtgtgtgtgtgagagggagagactgtgtgagagggagtgtgagacagagagagagagagactgtgtgtgagagtgagagagggagagactgtgtgagagggagtgtgagagggagagagagagagagagagactgtgtgtgagagggagtgtgagagagagagagactgtgtgtgagagtgagagaggagagactgtgtgtgagagggagtgtgagagggagagtgtgtgtgagagggagtgtgagagagagagactgtgtgtgtgtgtgagagggagagactgtgagagtgtgagggagtgtgagagagagactgtgtgtgagagtgagagggagtgtgtgtgagagggagtgtgagagagactgtgtgtgagggagtgtgagggagagagagactgagtgtgtgtgtgagagggagtgtgagagagagggagagactgtgtgtgagagggagtgtgagagggagagactgtgtgtgagagggagtgtgagagggagagactgtgtgtgagagggagtgtgagagagggagtgtgagagactgtgtgtgtgtgagactgtgcAAGTGTgagtgtctgtatgtgtgtgcaagtgagactgtgagagagtgtgagagtgtgagagagagagactgtgtgagtgtgtgtgagtgagactgtgtgtgagagactgtgagagactgtgtgagagagagagaggagagaaagagagagagagagagtgtgtgtgagagtgtttgACATCATTTCAGTCCAGTAATGGTTCAAGATTGTTGTGCCTCACCTGAGCAAACAGGTGATGCACAGGTGATTCATTTTCCTATCTATAAAACAGATGGGAAGATGAAGGTGGTCCAGGTGTGCACAGAGTGACGGGAGAGGATAGGAGTGCTCTCATTTCTGGATGGTATTTTTTGTCTCCATATTGCTTCCACACGTTTCCTGGCTTCACGGCCGGTGAGCTGGGAGCTGTGTAAAAGTCTCCTGCAGGTATTCTGACACTCGCTTATATTCGGGATGGGATGAAAGGGCAGCAGAAATCATTTCAGTGCTACAGACCCTCAGTGCAACGCGCACCTGGTGCTCGTCTCTGATCTTGCAGGGGCTGGGTCTCCCCTGCTCTCTCCTGCTCTACAGCTCTGCTTGGTATCTCTGCTCTCACTCTGGGctcttgctgtgctgtgctctccccTGCCCTCTCCTGCTCTACAGCTCTGCTTGGTATCTCTGCTCTCACTCTGGGctcttgctgtgctgtgctctctcctGCTCTACAGCTCTGCTTGGTATCTCTGCTCTCACTCTGGGctcttgctgtgctgtgctctccccTGCCCTCTCCTGCTCTACAGCTCTGCTTGGTATCTCTGCTCTCACTCTGGGctcttgctgtgctgtgctctctcctgctctctcctgctctctcctgCTCTACAGCTCTGCTTGGTATCTCTGCTCTCACTCTGGGctcttgctgtgctgtgctctccccTGCCCTCTCCTGCTCTACAGCTCTGCTTGGTATCTCTGCTCTCACTCTGGGctcttgctgtgctgtgctctcccctgctctctcctGCTCTACAGCTCTGCTTGGTATCTCTGCTCTCACTCTGGGctcttgctgtgctgtgctctcccctgctctctcctGCTCTACAGCTCTGCTTGGTATCTCTGCTCTCACTCTGGGctcttgctgtgctgtgctctcccctgctctctcctGCTCTACAGCTCTGCTTGGTATCTCTGCTCTCACTCTGGGCTCttcctgtgctgtgctctcccctgctctctcctGCTCTACAGCTCTGCTTGGTATCTCTGCTCTCACTCTGGGctcttgctgtgctgtgctctcccctgctctctcctGCTCTACAGCTCTGCTTGGTATCTctgctctctcctgctctctcctgCTCTACAGCTCTGCTTGGTATCTCTGCTCTGCACACTCCACCAGGGCTGCAGTTTCCTGCCGTTTTCCTTTCCAGATCTATAAATACATTGCAATACACCAGAACACACGAATATGCCATTCCACtccaatcaaaacaaaacaccaccCGTCCAGTGTACCAGAGCAGCTGAATATCGCGGGTCTGGTGTCGTTCCTGCGAGATCTGTGTCCACGTGTAGTTTGCAGTTAAACCTAAAATCTGTGCtagttaaatatatttatatcttCTTCATTTACCAAAAGTATTGAAAATCTGGATAAACAAGCGGTCTCTGGCTGTTTGATATTAGGGGGATGTGTGGATTCCAAGACAGTGTGTATCCCACG is part of the Acipenser ruthenus chromosome 39, fAciRut3.2 maternal haplotype, whole genome shotgun sequence genome and harbors:
- the LOC117962553 gene encoding transgelin-like isoform X2, with translation MANKGPSYGLSREVASKIEKKYDAQLEDRITEWIMVQCGVEKPEAGKLGFQTWLKDGIVLSKLINSLYPPSEKPIMKIQASNMAFKQMEQVAQFLKAAENYGVVKTDIFQTVDLWDGKDLAAVQRTIMALGSIAVTKHDGFYKGDPSWFHRKSHENPRDFSDEKLREGKNVIGLQMGSNKGASQAGGTGYGRPRQIINN
- the LOC117962553 gene encoding transgelin-like isoform X1, producing MASQTKENMANKGPSYGLSREVASKIEKKYDAQLEDRITEWIMVQCGVEKPEAGKLGFQTWLKDGIVLSKLINSLYPPSEKPIMKIQASNMAFKQMEQVAQFLKAAENYGVVKTDIFQTVDLWDGKDLAAVQRTIMALGSIAVTKHDGFYKGDPSWFHRKSHENPRDFSDEKLREGKNVIGLQMGSNKGASQAGGTGYGRPRQIINN